CTTCAGCCAATTGTTGGTAAAAAGCCATTGGGAGGAATGTGATTTTCCTAAAAATACAAGTTATCAGGCAGGAAAGCTTGGCTTGCTTGGGTATTTTAAATTTGGCCGATCAACTAATTTGAAGAAGCGAAGGATTGCCCTCAAGTCAATTTCGTTCAACCAGTTCCTGCTGGTAAACCAAGTTTAGCAGGCTTAACACTTCTCCAAAAGCTTCGGCGGCTTTGAGCTGCTCCTCAGTAACTTTTTTACCAAGCAATCGGCAGAGGAGTAGGCCATAGATCCCGTTGAGACAGATTTGGATTTCGTTTCCGGGATTTTCCCCGTTGGCTGCCAAGATCGATTCAAGGATATGAGGTTTGGCTTGGTGATAGGTTTCAAAGTAAGACTTATCCGTTTTAAGTAATCGGTAGTGAAGTTGCAGCAGGTGTTCCACAAGATCATTGAGCTCCTGAAGATGGCCTTTTTCTAGAATTTCTTCACTTTTCATTTGGTTAAGCAGTCCTTCAAACCAGGAAGTAATTTGCTTCCTTTCTGCCTCACCAACGGGGTAATGTGCGATCACATACTGCCGGATTTCCTCCATGTTCCCCTGAAATGACCGGATTAAATCCTCCATCTGATACATATAGATCAGGTACTCGCCAATGTTTTGAGACTTTTTCTTTTCGGCAACAGATTGCATGGGAATAGAGTTGATGAGGAGGCAAAGGTAATACTTGAAGAAGATATGGGTAAAGCTGAGATAGATTAAGGATGGAAATATGGCTATGCCGAGATATTTTAAAGATAAAAGGAGATAGGGTCTAGTTCAGCGATCTCGCGACGTATCTTCTTATCTAAAGAAGTCTAATTAGGAAATAAGATATAGCAATGCCGAGATATTTTAAAGATAAATGGAGATAAGGTCTAATTCAGCTATCTCGCGAAGCGTATCTCTTCTTTCTTGCGCAGCATATCTTGATAAAATCATCCTAGGTAGGTTTATTTCTTTACTCCCTGTATTTGAAACTCCCTGTCGATCAATACTTCTTTTTTCCTACTTTTGCGCCACGAAGAGCTTATGAAAAACATTAGAAATTTCTGTATCATCGCCCATATCGATCATGGGAAGAGTACATTGGCGGATCGATTACTGCAGTTTACCAATACGGTTTCAGATCGGGAAATGCAGAATCAAGTGTTGGACGATATGGATTTGGAACGTGAGCGGGGCATTACCATCAAGTCCCACGCCATCCAGATGAAGTACACCTACAAAGGCGAGGAATACATTTTTAACCTCATTGATACACCCGGACACGTCGATTTTTCTTATGAGGTTTCTCGTTCGATTGCAGCTTGCGAAGGTGCATTGTTGATTGTAGACGCATCCCAAGGAATTGAGGCTCAGACGATTTCCAATTTGTACTTGGCCTTGGGTCATGACCTTGAAATCATCCCTGTATTGAATAAAATCGACCTTCCAGGAGCTGATCCGGAAGGACGTGCCGACGAGGTGATCGATTTGATCGGTTGCGATCGGGAAGATATCATCTTGGCATCAGGCAAAGAAGGGATCGGTATTGAAGATATCTTGAACGCCGTCGTAGAGCGAATACCTGCTCCAAAAGGAGATCCAGAGGCTCCACTTCAGGCTATGATTTTTGACTCCCAGTTCAACTCCTTCCGTGGAGTGGAGGTAATCTTCCGAATCTTCAACGGTACCATCAACAAAGGAGATAAAATCAAATTCGTTAATACCGGCAAAGAATACTACGCCGACGAAATAGGCATCTTGGGAATCAACCAGATTCCTCAACAAACCATGAGTGCCGGAAATGTAGGATACCTTATTTCCGGAATTAAAGTGGCGAAAGAGGTGAAAGTGGGGGATACAATTACCCATGTGA
Above is a window of Algoriphagus sanaruensis DNA encoding:
- a CDS encoding DUF4924 family protein, with translation MQSVAEKKKSQNIGEYLIYMYQMEDLIRSFQGNMEEIRQYVIAHYPVGEAERKQITSWFEGLLNQMKSEEILEKGHLQELNDLVEHLLQLHYRLLKTDKSYFETYHQAKPHILESILAANGENPGNEIQICLNGIYGLLLCRLLGKKVTEEQLKAAEAFGEVLSLLNLVYQQELVERN